One Formosa sp. Hel3_A1_48 genomic window, ATCCATACTTTGGGTGTATCCCAAAACGGCATAGCCTCCATCTGAAGTGCTTACCACTGACTGAGCGCTCTCATTTCTTGTTCCCCCTAAGGTTAAAATTTGTTGAATTTCTATAGCTTCATTTCCAGTTGAAGGTTGATCGTTTTCAGTAGAACTACACCCCACTGAGCCAAGAAGTATAATGAGAACAAAACAAACTATTTTAATGTTTTGTATTAGGGTCATTTAGATTTTATTAATTGCTTTTTTTGACAATGAACAGGCCTTTTTCTATGTCGCTTATGATTATATTTCCGCTTTCGAAATAGGGGTAAACATTCCACACACCATTGAAATTGGCGTTATCATTTTCAGGGTAAGTATCGAAAAAGCCTACTTCACTCATGGATTGATTACCAATATCACTGATACTAATTTCGCGCATACCCGCTCTGTAGCTAGCTAAGAAATAACTATCGCCAAGAGTATATCCGTTGTGGTCAATAGAGGTGTTTTGTGAAAAATACTCAAAACTTAAAATTGGATCATCCAAATCATTGAAATCAAAAATCAGTGTTCGTGTATTGTTGCCAAAGTTTTGCTCGTCGAGCTCATCTCCCACGATAAAGTACCGCAAATCTTCTGTAAACCACCCTTGATGAGTATACTTGATGTTGCTGTAGTCGGTTGTTGAAATTGTTGTTGGATTTTCTTTGTCTGAAACATCAACAATAACGACTTCGTCTTCATTGCTGCCAATAAGGATTTCTTTTCCTGTAAAATCTGTGTCAGGCCCATTGTATGTTACTACTTGTGCATCATGAGAATAACCACCATCACTGAATCCACCTTCAAAAACAGGCGAAGTTGGGTTTTGGATATTAATGAATAAAGGACCACCTTGATAAGGTCCATTTCTATTGGTGCCAACAACATAAGCATAACCAGACTCTTCGTTAATGACAATATTGTGGGCACTGCCAAACTCAGTGAAATGGGTGTCTGCATTAAACTCAACCGGTGGATTCTGTACATCACGTAAGCGGGTTAAATCAAATACTTGCATCCCATGACTCCCTGCCTCAGAAACAATAAAAGCATGGTCATCATAAACTTTTATATCCCGCCAAGAGCTATTTACGGTTGCTGTAGGTAAAACTCCAATGAGTTTCATATTGTTTGGATTGCTTATGTCAACAAAAGCGGCATGGGAGGATAGCCCTATTAATGCGTATTCTTTTCCATCCTCAGAATCTGTCCAACCCCAAGAATCATTCCCTGAAAGACCCCCACCCTCAGAAGAAGGAATGCTTAAATCTTCTAGGGATAAATAGCCGATTAAATCATAACCATCACAAGGGTATATATCGGCAAAACCATTGACGCATGGTTGGGCAGTAAAATTGACATCGTCACAAACATCACCGATACCATCATTGTCGCTATCCACTTGATCAATGTTAGCAGTTGATGGGCAATTATCTATTGCATCGTAAATACCGTCACCATCTGTATCTGAATAAGAAACGCCAACAGCTTCATTTTCGCAGTTCAGTAGTAATCCTGTAAAGGATAGAAATAAAATAAAGGCAAATCTTTTTGTAGTAAAGTGCATTAGTTTTAAAGTCTTAATTTGGAAACCACAATTTACATTAAATTCTATTATTAAATCTTAAAAAATGCATAATTACCGTATTTTTGCAGTATGATAGAAGATAAAAACCATAAGAAAACAGCGCTTTCGGCTTTAGGTGAATTTGGCTTAATTGAACATTTAACGTCTAATTTTTCTGTACAAAACACAACTACAATTTTAGGGATTGGTGATGATGCCGCAGTTCTTGATTTTAAGGACAAATCGGTTGTTGTCTCCACAGATTTATTGGTAGAGGGAGTTCATTTTGATTTGAGTTACATGCCCCTCAAGCATTTGGGGTACAAAGCAGTTGTTGTAAACTTATCTGATATTTACGCCATGAATGCTCAAGCGACTCAGATAACCGTTTCTATAGCGGTATCAAATCGTTTTGGATTGGAGGCACTGGAAGCTCTGTACGATGGTATTCGCACTGCAGCTTCTATTTATGGCATCGATGTTATTGGTGGAGATACGACCTCTTCACAAAGTGGTCTTACGATTTCAATTACAGCTATTGGTGAAATAAGTTCTTCTAAAATTGCAAAACGAAGTGGCGCTAAACCAAATGATCTTCTCGTAGTTACTGGAGATATTGGCGCTGCTTACTTGGGGCTTCAGGTATTGGAACGCGAAAAAGAAGTTTTTAAAGTCAATCCAAACAATCAACCGGATTTGGATGCTTATACTTATATTATTGAACGTCAATTGAAACCAGAGGCGCGAAAGGATGTTGTAAAATTGCTTCAAGATCTTGAGGTTCAGCCAACTGCTATGATTGATATTAGCGATGGCTTGTCTTCAGAAATTATGCATATATGTAAACAAAGTAATGTAGGCTGTGATCTTTACGAAGAAAAAATTCCGTTGGAC contains:
- the thiL gene encoding thiamine-phosphate kinase, which translates into the protein MIEDKNHKKTALSALGEFGLIEHLTSNFSVQNTTTILGIGDDAAVLDFKDKSVVVSTDLLVEGVHFDLSYMPLKHLGYKAVVVNLSDIYAMNAQATQITVSIAVSNRFGLEALEALYDGIRTAASIYGIDVIGGDTTSSQSGLTISITAIGEISSSKIAKRSGAKPNDLLVVTGDIGAAYLGLQVLEREKEVFKVNPNNQPDLDAYTYIIERQLKPEARKDVVKLLQDLEVQPTAMIDISDGLSSEIMHICKQSNVGCDLYEEKIPLDPQVISTCEEFNMDSTTIALSGGEDYELLMTISQEDYSKIKGNPNLTVIGYMTEPSSGMHLVTRGEEKIPLKAQGWNSLTKD
- a CDS encoding choice-of-anchor B family protein; amino-acid sequence: MHFTTKRFAFILFLSFTGLLLNCENEAVGVSYSDTDGDGIYDAIDNCPSTANIDQVDSDNDGIGDVCDDVNFTAQPCVNGFADIYPCDGYDLIGYLSLEDLSIPSSEGGGLSGNDSWGWTDSEDGKEYALIGLSSHAAFVDISNPNNMKLIGVLPTATVNSSWRDIKVYDDHAFIVSEAGSHGMQVFDLTRLRDVQNPPVEFNADTHFTEFGSAHNIVINEESGYAYVVGTNRNGPYQGGPLFINIQNPTSPVFEGGFSDGGYSHDAQVVTYNGPDTDFTGKEILIGSNEDEVVIVDVSDKENPTTISTTDYSNIKYTHQGWFTEDLRYFIVGDELDEQNFGNNTRTLIFDFNDLDDPILSFEYFSQNTSIDHNGYTLGDSYFLASYRAGMREISISDIGNQSMSEVGFFDTYPENDNANFNGVWNVYPYFESGNIIISDIEKGLFIVKKSN